A window of Salvia splendens isolate huo1 chromosome 8, SspV2, whole genome shotgun sequence genomic DNA:
CGTTCTGGCCAACCTCGGCCACCACGACCCTACAATCAGAGTCATTCCGAGCCATATTATGCACCAATTTACATAGCGATTTCATTAGTCTCGGACCATCATTACCTTCCATGTGAAGTCCATACATGAAGTAAAATCCAAAATTCTTGAAAATGTTAGGGATTAATGGGATTTTGAGCCACGGTGCCATAACATCAACAACCCTAGATCCGAGGCAGGCAGCATGCGTTAGGCTCGACACTCCCTTCACTCTTAACCTAAACACTTCCTTTGTGTCCCAAACACTAAGTATGGCTAAAGCCGCGGGTAATTCGCTGGTGTTGGGATCCCAATTTTGGATTAATTTGTTTGGTAATGCCATGAAAGATCCTATATTGAGTTTGTTACTTAGTAAACGGTCGATGTCTTTAGGGAAGAATTCCGAGCCTGAAAATATGTTCCGATACAACGACTCAGCTAGAGTGTGAGGAACTCGGATGATTGTGATATCTGACGGCAACGGCTTGTGGTGAAAATGAACAGGCTGCACGAGGACCGTTGGATTTCGGAATTTGACATAgttgcattttttaatgaaCAAGTTCAAGGATGCTTGATTGCTGCATTCTGTAGCCATATAGGCATATTCTGCTCCATTTTTCTTGCACCACTCCTCCAATTCTTGGACAAGTTTGGTTGCAATGCCAAGCCTCCTGAGCCATACAAAAGTATTAAGCATAATCCATCAATTCTAGAGGTACTTGtgttaaagaaaaaaaaaattagagagtATTAATTAATGCAACAATGAAACTTTATGAGCTAGCATGGAAGTATATATCTAAGTCTTATCTGCTATGTCTAAAATAGTGCACGAATATGTTCATTTTATATAGATTATATATACGAcgtgatagaaatccatgggttccatcttaaaaccaattggtgataagaggagaggccaatgagacttatatagtggattaagctctttgtgtacaaaAGATGTGTGATataattatattcatttttatgtttcaattgccaacaccctccctcaaacccttcaaggtgaatcttggaggggttggacttttttatgatcgattggacaatcggctcaatttttttcgatcggttggaccactgacccaaattttcagcccagttatactgctgggccagtcatttttttcggtttcagcccagatatactgctgggtcagttaaatatgacccacagtcggcgaccctctctaataccatgatagaaatccatgggttccatcttaaaaccaattggtgataagaggagaggcccatgggacttatatagtggattaagctctttgtgtacaccgatgagGGATAtgattatattcatttttatgtttcaattgccaacacaaCGAACCAAACACAGGACCAGACAGGTTGCATCTACTTATCAGTTTGTGTCTAATGTAAAATAAACCGAATCACATCCTAATTTAGATTTCGGTCACATCATATATGTACACATATAAATATAGATTTCGGTATATTCTTAACTTTCAATATCACAAAATCCTACTGATATTCATGAATCAGCACATTGGTATTGAGTCATAACTGATATGTTTTGTTATGTCAATTAATATTAATGAATCAGCAAACTAATTTAGTTCTCAGTTCTCATTTTGATAGCGGTATTAGGGAACGTGCATGTTGAATTCATCAAAAGAAAATAAGATAAGAAAAAAGTATTGCATGGAGGGGAATGGCTTGACAAATGACAAACCTGTGTGAGGATGAAACCCTTAATCCAAGAATATAAGCCAACTTCACATAAATTGGAGAGCTTGACCTTCTCTTTCCACTTGTCACCGTTTTGATGCACCCTCTTATCACCCCAACTATTTCTTTCCCATCATCGTATTCAGCCacctcaaaaataaataaagtttatTTAGTAAAATATTTACATGCATATATGTATTTATGTGCTATAAGCAGAACTAATTCTGTCGAACAGTCAAACTAAAATATAGTAGTTCATTATTAGATGATACGGTTCATTTTAAGATCATTTCAGTTCAgtatttaaaattagttagaCATTAAATACAATCCATTTAAGACTATATATATACCAGCGTAATGTGGGAGACGAAGTTGCGGACCCTGGCAATAGGGTCTCCCATGAGGTCGGTCACCAGCGACGGCTTCCCGGGCTGCCCGACCTCACACCGGCGCTCGAGTTCCTCCACGGCCGCCTTGTCTCTATCTTGCTCGTATGCCCTCACCACCACCGAGCTAGGTACATAGTTCTCCGCAGCTATTTTGGACAAGGGCATGGTTAATTTTGAGAGAGAGTGATATTAATTTGATTGTGTGTTGTTAAAGAGAGAggattatttatatatatagtgaGTGTTGAGGTGGCTTTCCTTTGCTACTAAGCCATGTCATGAGGCATGCGTGGTCCATTCGCCTACTCACTCACCAAAATATTATCTCTAATTAAATTGTATTTTTATGATATTATATGATGTATACATGCATTGTATGTAATGATATCACACCTCATATTTTAATCTTACTTCTCTAATAATTTCATTCCTCATGttctctattattttatactctcCCGTCTAATTTaatatgaaatatttgaaaatccacacgaaattttatatagtaagtATTGTTACGTGAGTTaataaaaagagagtaaagtcaGATAAATGAAAAAGTGGAGATatgattattttcattttaggaaacatttcatttttaatgagacaattcaaaaagaaaaacgtttcatttttaatgtgaCAGAGATAGTATATCTATACATTTCTTATGCAAGATAAACATTCTATTATGGCCAAGgttgattttttaaataagaTGCACTTTTATTACACATAAGATGTTTACTCTATGACTATGCTTTTTATACGCATAAAATAATCTTTTTACTATTTTGCTTTGTTAGACAAAAGgacacctcatgcaataatgtctaagctctttGTCGCTAGGACAAAAGCTCTGGACTATGCTCAATTGGATTACTTTACAATGATATGAATTGGATTACTTTACAATGATATGAAGTGTTAATACTCACTACTTTCCGTCACTCACTCCATGCACTTGGGTTGATTAGAATAATAATGATccctataaattttaaaaagaataatTCAATCCATAAAATTATTGATCCTAACGCCATATACTATTGTGAATATGTAAGCCAGAATAATATGCATGTAATCTTTTATTATTAAACaaatatttataaagtaaataTTGACCAAAGAG
This region includes:
- the LOC121743873 gene encoding probable N-acetyltransferase HLS1 yields the protein MPLSKIAAENYVPSSVVVRAYEQDRDKAAVEELERRCEVGQPGKPSLVTDLMGDPIARVRNFVSHITLVAEYDDGKEIVGVIRGCIKTVTSGKRRSSSPIYVKLAYILGLRVSSSHRRLGIATKLVQELEEWCKKNGAEYAYMATECSNQASLNLFIKKCNYVKFRNPTVLVQPVHFHHKPLPSDITIIRVPHTLAESLYRNIFSGSEFFPKDIDRLLSNKLNIGSFMALPNKLIQNWDPNTSELPAALAILSVWDTKEVFRLRVKGVSSLTHAACLGSRVVDVMAPWLKIPLIPNIFKNFGFYFMYGLHMEGNDGPRLMKSLCKLVHNMARNDSDCRVVVAEVGQNDPVREVIPHWKKFSCDEDIWCIKRFGKVNQDWCKSPTSTIFVDPRDL